The Rhizobium sp. BT03 genome segment GCTCGGTGATTGCGTTGAGGGGTTGGGAGACATGAACGTAGGTAACCTTGGCATCAAAATCCTTCGCTTTTCCTTCCGAATGCATGCGAGGATTGGTCGCGATCAAGGTGTGCGCTGTATTGACGACGCCGGGCGCGGACCGAAAATTTGCAGTCAGCGAATAGTCTAGCTCGGCGCCAATCTCGGTCGCAAATTCTTGCGCCAAATCGGGGCGGGCACCGGCAAAGCTCATGATTGACTGGTTGTGGTCGCCGACCATAAAGAATTTCGTGGTCAGGTGGCGGTGCAGCTCGCGAAAAATCGCCAGCTGAACGTCGGTAGTGTCTTGAAACTCGTCGACCAAGAGCCATTCAAAGCGTGCCGCGATTCCTCTGGCAACAAATGGATGTTCGCGCAGAATACGGAGCGAGTAAAAAAGGATCATCGCGAAATCAAGAAAGCCGCGCGCGCGGACGAATTCCCAGTACAAAATGGCGGAATCGCGCGTCACGATACCATGCTCAAAACCGTCACCTGCCGGCTCGCCATGGACGTCGACTCGCAGAGATTCGTAATCGTCGAAGGTTCTTGCCATGGTGGCGCGACCGAAGTGGTCCTCTACCGCCTCTACGATTTGCTCGAAATCCGCGATTTCCCGTGTCAAAACCTTGAAAGTTGGCGGCAACTCAGCAACGAGCCAGCTGTAAGGCCTCAGAATGTGTTGAAGGCAGAACGAGTGGATCGTTGAAACATCGCACTTTTCAGTGCTCGTGTTCGTTCCGTAGACCCGCAGGCGCGATTCAATCTCATCCACGGCCGCATTTGTGTAGGTTATGCAACCGATAAATCGGGGGGATTTCTCGACGGTATCGGCAAGCCCAAGAAGCTTTGCGAGGATCACGCGGGTCTTGCCGCTGCCGGGGCAGGGATCGTGTCCCAGGGAGTGGTGTAGCTGGATTTCATAGCCATCGGTGATTTCCGGTAGGGTCGGGTTGCTTAGAGCCAACCTGAAGGACTCCACCGATGACCGACGACATGATGAACCTACGCTCACTCGTTGAGAAGAGCGCTGACGCCGATTTGCTGCGCGAGATGATCGGCTTTGCTGCCGAGAAACTGATGGCGCTGGAAGTCGGCACGAAGACCGGTGCGGGCTATGGCGAGAAGAATGGCTTTCGACTTGCCCAGCGCAACGGCTACCGCGACCGAGACTGGGAGACGCGGGCGGGCACCGTCGAGCTGCGCATTCCCAAGCTTCGTACCGGCAGCTATTTCCCGAGCTTCCTTGAACCACGCCGTATGGCCGAGAAGGCTCTGACGGCGGTTATTCAGGAGGCCTATATCCAGGGCGTTTCGACCCGCTCGGTTGATGACCTCGTCAAGGCGATGGGCATGTCGGGCATTTCCAAGAGCCAGGTCTCCCGGCTGTGCGAGGAGATCGACGAGAAGGTGAAGGC includes the following:
- a CDS encoding UvrD-helicase domain-containing protein, whose product is MALSNPTLPEITDGYEIQLHHSLGHDPCPGSGKTRVILAKLLGLADTVEKSPRFIGCITYTNAAVDEIESRLRVYGTNTSTEKCDVSTIHSFCLQHILRPYSWLVAELPPTFKVLTREIADFEQIVEAVEDHFGRATMARTFDDYESLRVDVHGEPAGDGFEHGIVTRDSAILYWEFVRARGFLDFAMILFYSLRILREHPFVARGIAARFEWLLVDEFQDTTDVQLAIFRELHRHLTTKFFMVGDHNQSIMSFAGARPDLAQEFATEIGAELDYSLTANFRSAPGVVNTAHTLIATNPRMHSEGKAKDFDAKVTYVHVSQPLNAITEHFLPMLQDEGIELGNAAVLAPWWTHLIPVARALREFDIPVFGPGARPYRRRRLLAGLAEQLGACAESEHFLGLPGVEKALFRLIGDITGATRFDVFSYAGRRTALALIYRARACATAHPGGKAWLYQIAAEIAEQLYTDGWVPAPPTALLEASADEMVRDMRANRVDLENLAISDMGLFANPEKALKLITMHNSKGREFDAVALISMNYGHLPHFSSTTQEQYDEARRLFYVGITRAKKVLLVASDFSDRRNRPCPFITEAGLMLGGSEDW